In one Longimicrobiales bacterium genomic region, the following are encoded:
- a CDS encoding DUF4440 domain-containing protein: MPRSWQRALLLALAFGVLAARPVLAQDLRPALQRVTSAWHKGDATALSRLAADGGISLDVDGSTVGPLGARQAAAVLRRVFDDRESISATPKVSRTVGGDPARAFGEITWTTRARGTTIPEQATLFVAFVREGDAWRITEIRLMR, translated from the coding sequence CTCGCCCTGGCCTTTGGCGTGCTTGCCGCACGGCCCGTCCTCGCCCAGGACCTCCGGCCGGCGCTTCAGCGCGTGACCTCCGCCTGGCACAAGGGTGATGCCACAGCGCTATCCCGTCTCGCTGCGGACGGCGGCATTTCGCTCGATGTGGATGGCAGCACTGTCGGCCCGCTCGGCGCCCGCCAGGCGGCCGCCGTGCTGCGTCGCGTCTTCGATGACCGGGAGAGCATCTCGGCCACGCCGAAGGTGAGCCGCACGGTCGGCGGTGATCCAGCGCGCGCGTTCGGCGAAATCACCTGGACGACCCGTGCGCGCGGCACGACAATCCCCGAGCAGGCCACTCTCTTCGTCGCATTCGTCCGTGAGGGCGATGCGTGGCGCATCACCGAGATTCGCCTGATGCGATGA
- a CDS encoding mechanosensitive ion channel family protein produces MAHHRDSPDAMIQLADSAVQTPPRFDWREALQWETILKIAIVVVIALVAYRIITILIRRLLRREIEEEDPLVRRLREQRAQTLASLLDNVALVAIFIVVTLTILDILLDNIAPILASFGILGLAISFGAQSLVKDIISGTFMLMEGQFGIGDVVRVSDVSGAVEKITLRTTVLRDVEGVVHIIPNGEITRVSNLTKSWSRAVLNIGVAYREDVDRVMDVLRDLVREFHADPEWGALLLEEPLVPGVESLGDSAVVIRVSAKTLPLKQWDVARELRRRIKKRFDHEGIEIPFPHTTMYWGDGQMPALPAAVDSDLT; encoded by the coding sequence GTGGCGCATCACCGAGATTCGCCTGATGCGATGATCCAGCTGGCGGACTCGGCTGTACAGACGCCTCCACGTTTCGACTGGCGTGAAGCGCTTCAGTGGGAGACGATCCTCAAGATCGCGATCGTCGTTGTCATCGCGTTGGTCGCCTACCGCATCATCACCATACTCATTCGACGGCTGCTCCGCCGCGAGATCGAGGAGGAGGATCCTCTCGTGCGCCGCCTGCGTGAGCAGCGCGCACAGACGCTCGCCAGTCTGCTCGACAACGTGGCGCTCGTCGCCATATTCATTGTCGTTACACTCACGATTCTCGACATCCTCCTCGACAACATCGCACCCATCCTCGCCTCATTCGGCATCCTCGGCCTCGCGATCTCCTTCGGCGCGCAGTCGCTCGTGAAGGACATCATCAGCGGCACGTTCATGCTCATGGAAGGCCAGTTCGGCATTGGCGATGTCGTGCGGGTGTCCGACGTATCGGGCGCCGTCGAGAAGATTACGCTCCGCACTACGGTCCTGCGCGATGTCGAAGGCGTCGTCCACATCATCCCGAACGGCGAGATCACGCGCGTCAGCAACCTCACCAAGTCATGGTCGAGGGCGGTGCTGAACATCGGTGTCGCGTACAGGGAGGACGTCGACCGCGTGATGGACGTGCTGCGTGATCTGGTCCGGGAGTTCCACGCCGACCCGGAATGGGGCGCCCTGCTCCTCGAGGAGCCGCTGGTGCCGGGCGTCGAGAGTCTGGGCGATTCCGCCGTCGTGATCAGGGTGAGTGCCAAGACCCTGCCGCTCAAACAGTGGGATGTCGCGCGCGAGCTGCGCCGCCGCATCAAGAAGCGTTTCGATCACGAAGGTATCGAGATACCGTTCCCGCACACGACCATGTACTGGGGCGACGGCCAGATGCCGGCGCTGCCGGCCGCTGTCGACAGCGACCTCACCTGA